A part of Aspergillus flavus chromosome 1, complete sequence genomic DNA contains:
- a CDS encoding uncharacterized protein (of unknown function-domain containing protein) has translation MIFSRRAIPLLGLAFFIVFLYTVSSLSRQWRNMPQVVGLGDLVATPYPTASGYVNGSGVVDKPSREPYAPRPHYAPGVPKPPGSTYTKTLVVPQAGEEDTEWIKLEIPEWQPAVYVVDDLSAPLHPPKNKGHEVIVYLSYIIDHYDKLPDIIAFMHSHQFAWHNDEIFNGNAAEMLQRLNPARVVRQGFMNLRCTWAPGCPDWLHPGTLEEDEHKQEETMLARSWGEIFPDDPIPDVLAQPCCAQFVVSRERILAIPKARFVYYRDWILRTELSDYISGRIWEYLWHVVFTGENVVCPKEHICYCDGYGICFGGEEEYDEFRRLRSEKGELEEDLKFWRGEAEAIEIERLERTIDDMLRNATKRGEDPRARALEAGRLWKEGDGF, from the exons ATGATTTTTTCACGGCGCGCGATTCCCCTCCTCGGCCTcgccttcttcatcgtcttcttaTACACGGTCAGCAGCCTTTCCCGGCAATGGCGGAATATGCCACAAGTTGTTGGCCTGGGCGACCTGGTTGCGACCCCATATCCAACAGCGTCTGGCTATGTGAACGGTTCTGGAGTGGTCGATAAGCCTTCGAGAGAGCCTTACGCACCTCGACCGCACTATGCGCCTGGTGTCCCTAAGCCTCCCGGGTCAACATATACCAAAACCTTGGTGGTGCCTCAAGCAGGCGAGGAAGATACAGAGTGGATAAAACTCGAAATTCCCGAGTGGCAGCCTGCCGTGTACGTGGTTGATGATCTCTCTGCGCCGTTACACCCCCCCAAGAACAAGGGCCACGAGGTTATAGTCTATCTGAGCTATATTATTGATCACTACGACAAACTACCGGACATTATTGCCTTCATGCACTCACATCAATTCGCTTGGCATAATGACGAAATCTTCAACGGGAATGCCGCCGAGATGCTGCAACGTCTAAACCCCGCGCGGGTGGTCCGACAAGGGTTCATGAACTTGCGCTGTACATGGGCGCCTGGTTGTCCTGATTGGCTACATCCAGGCACattggaggaagatgaacataagcaagaagaaaccaTGCTGGCCAGATCGTGGGGCGAAATCTTCCCGGATGACCCAATTCCCGATGTCCTCGCACAGCCATGCTGTGCCCAATTCGTTGTTTCGCGCGAGCGCATTCTCGCCATCCCGAAAGCTCGCTTCGTTTACTATCGCGACTGGATTCTTCGAACGGAATTGAGTGACTATATCTCTGGCCGTATCTGGGAGTATCTGTGGCATGTCGTGTTTACAGGTGAAAATGTCGTCTGTCCCAAGGAGCACATCTGTTATTGCGACGGCTACGGAATTTGCTTTGGCGGTGAAGAGGAATATGATGAATTCCGAAGATTACGCTCGGAGAAGGGAGAATTGGAGGAGGACCTCAAGTTTTGGCGCGGAGAAGCTGAGGCCATCGAAATCGAACGACTC GAACGAACCATCGATGACATGCTACGCAACGCCACGAAGCGCGGAGAGGACCCAAGAGCGAGAGCGTTAGAGGCAGGCAGACTatggaaggaaggagatgGGTTCTAA
- a CDS encoding putative ribonuclease P complex subunit Pop2 (unnamed protein product) — translation MFYDLNVPCGPDDPELYPTLSFLAELGYTTIALSQTLNGKLPPNPTPPPVPTNVPKGLTILTRVNLPLSDPTQNQRLTTLTQAYDLVAIRPANEKALLNACTNLECDVISLDLSVRQPYHFKFKMLSAAIARGIRFEICYGPGVTGSGADARRNLIGNAMSLIRATRGRGIIISSEARKALAVRAPWDVINLACVWGLSQERGKEAICEEARKTVALAKLKRTSWRGIIDVIDGGEKPKPKTDKPASKQKGAASKQKDTPQSESNSDTLKRKASVEETEKPLSKREMKRRAKKARLGVIDGEDSATTPANS, via the exons ATGTTTTACGATCTCAACGTGCCGTGCGGCCCAGACGATCCCGAGCTCTATCCAACTTTAAGCTTTCTTGCAGAAC TCGGTTACACAACGATCGCCCTTTCGCAAACCCTCAACGGAAAGCTTCCTCCAAATCCTACTCCCCCACCTGTTCCCACCAATGTTCCCAAGGGCCTGACAATACTCACCCGCGTGAACCTACCACTCTCCGACCCCACGCAGAATCAGCGACTTACCACCCTCACCCAAGCGTATGATCTAGTAGCAATCCGCCCAGCGAATGAAAAGGCCCTGTTGAATGCATGCACCAATCTGGAATGCGACGTGATTTCCTTAGATCTCTCCGTGCGACAGCCATACCACTTCAAGTTTAAAATGCTCTCCGCCGCTATCGCACGAGGAATTCGCTTTGAAATATGCTACGGCCCGGGAGTCACGGGAAGCGGCGCCGACGCCCGGCGCAACCTCATCGGCAATGCTATGTCGCTGATCCGCGCAACACGCGGAAGAGGAATCATTATCTCGAGTGAGGCCAGGAAGGCTCTGGCTGTTCGGGCGCCGTGGGATGTGATTAATCTGGCATGCGTCTGGGGCCTGTCACAAGAGCGCGGTAAAGAGGCTATCTGCGAGGAAGCGAGAAAAACAGTCGCGCTGGCGAAGTTGAAGCGCACCAGCTGGCGTGGAATTATCGATGTCATTGACGGTGGAGAAAAGCCGAAACCGAAGACCGACAAGCCCGCGTCTAAACAAAAAGGCGCTGCCTCCAAGCAAAAGGACACCCCTCAATCCGAGAGCAACAGCGACACTCTCAAGAGGAAAGCATCTGTAGAGGAGACCGAAAAGCCACTGTCGAAACGGGAGATGAAGCGCAGAGCTAAGAAAGCTCGGCTGGGAGTGATCGACGGTGAAGACAGTGCGACAACGCCAGCCAATAGCTAA
- a CDS encoding casein kinase II, with the protein MARVYADVNEHMPRSYWDYDSVNISWGVLENYEVVRKIGRGKYSEVFEGINVVNYQKCVIKVLKPVKKKKIKREIKILQNLAGGPNVVALLDVVRDSQSKTPSLVFEYVNNTDFRTLYPRFSDYDVRYYVYELLKALDFCHSKGIMHRDVKPHNVMIDHEKRKLRLIDWGLAEFYHKGTEYNVRVASRYFKGPELLVDFQEYDYSLDMWSLGAMFASMIFRKEPFFHGNSNSDQLVKIAKVLGTEELFEYLDKYEIELDPQYDEILSRFPRKTWHSFVNAENQRFVSDEAIDFLDKLLRYDHAERLTAQEAMAHPYFDPVRPEVQAQNNRGL; encoded by the exons ATGGCGCGCGTTTATGCCGATGTTAACGAGCATATGCCTCGGTCCTACTGGGATTATGACAGTGTAAACATCTCTTGGGGTGTTCTAGAGAACTATGAAGTGGTCCGCAAGATAG GCCGTGGAAAGTACTCGGAAGTCTTCGAGGGCATCAATGTGGTCAACTACCAGAAGTGTGTCATCAAGGTCCTCAAACCAgttaagaagaagaagattaagCGTGAGATCAAGATTCTTCAGAATCTGGCAGGTGGTCCCAACGTGGTAGCTTTGTTGGATGTGGTCCGCGACAGTCAGAGCAAAACCCCGAGTCTGGTGTTCGAGTATGTGAACAATACCGACTTCCGCACGCTCTATCCGCGATTCTCCGACTACGATGTCCGCTACTATGTCTATGAGCTCCTCAAAGCGTTGGACTTCTGCCATAGTAAGGGTATCATGCATCGCGATGTGAAGCCTCACAATGTCATGATCGATCATGAGAAGCGCAAG CTGCGTCTTATCGATTGGGGTCTTGCGGAATTCTATCACAAGGGCACTGAATATAACGTCCGTGTCGCCTCTAGATACTTCAAGGGCCCTGAGCTGCTCGTCGACTTCCAGGAATACGACTATTCTTTGGATATGTGGTCACTTGGTGCCATGTTCGCGTCTATGATCTTCCGCAAGGAACCTTTCTTCCACGGAAACAGCAACTCGGACCAACTGGTGAAGATCGCCAAGGTCCTTGGTACTGAGGAGCTCTTCGAGTATCTGGATAAATATGAAATTGAGCTGGACCCTCAATATGATGAAATTCTTTCCCGTTTCCCCCGCAAGACCTGGCACTCCTTCGTCAACGCCGAGAATCAGCGCTTCGTCTCCGACGAGGCCATTGATTTCCTAGACAAACTTCTCAGATACGATCATGCG GAACGTCTTACCGCACAGGAAGCCATGGCTCACCCTTACTTTGATCCTGTCCGTCCAGAAGTGCAAGCTCAGAACAATAGGGGATTGTAA